In Trichoderma breve strain T069 chromosome 4, whole genome shotgun sequence, the following proteins share a genomic window:
- a CDS encoding pfkB family carbohydrate kinase domain-containing protein translates to MAAHKEYALICLENPLLDIQAVGDQALLDKYNLKANDAILAEEKQIPIYEDLLNNFDAKLIAGGAAQNTARGAQYILPPNSVVYFGGVGNDKYAAILKDAVKAAGLRVEYRVDEAHPTGRCGVVITGHNRSLCTDLGAANHYGLDHLKKPEIWALVENAEVFYIGGYHFTVSPPAIMELAKEAAEKNKVFVVSLSAPFIPQFFKEVVDASAPYWDYVIGNEAEAAAYAEAHNLPSKEPKDVVKVLANLPKENTKRKRVAIITQGTEPTLVAIQGEEEVKVFPVRPIDPALINDTNGAGDAFAGGLVAGIVQGESLEASVDKGQWLAKLSIQELGPSYPFPKQVYSASS, encoded by the exons ATGGCTGCTCACAAGGAATACGCTCTCATCTGCCTGGAGAACCCTCTCCTCG ACATCCAGGCTGTCGGCGACCAGGCTCTGCTGGACAAGTACAacctcaaggccaacgacgccatcctcgccgaAGAGAAGCAGATCCCCATCTACGAGGACCTCCTCAACAACTTTGACGCAAAGCTCATTGCCGGCGGCGCTGCGCAAAACACCGCCCGTGGCGCCCAGTACATCCTGCCCCCCAACAGCGTCGTCTACTTCGGCGGTGTCGGCAACGACAAGTACGCTGCCATCCTCAAggatgccgtcaaggccGCCGGCCTGCGTGTCGAGTACCGTGTCGATGAGGCTCACCCTACCGGCCGATGCGGTGTTGTCATCACTGGCCACAACCGCAGTCTCTGCACTGACCTCGGTGCTGCCAACCACTACGGCCTGGACCACctgaagaagcccgagatCTGGGCCCTGGTTGAGAACGCCGAAGTTTTCTACATTGGCGGCTACCACTTCACCG TTTCCCCTCCCGCCATCATGGAGCTCGCCAAGGAGGCCgccgagaagaacaaggtcttcgtcgtctctctctctgctccTTTCATCCCCCAGTTCTTCAAGGAGGTTGTCGACGCCAGCGCCCCCTACTGGGACTACGTCATTGGCaacgaggccgaggctgctgctTATGCTGAGGCCCACAACCTTCCTTCCAAGGAGCCCAAGGACGTTGTCAAGGTTCTGGCCAACCTGCCCAAGGAGAACACCAAGCGAAAGCgtgttgccatcatcactcagGGCACCGAGCCTACCCTGGTCGCCATCcagggcgaggaggaggtcaaggTCTTCCCCGTCCGCCCCATCGACCCCGCTCTCATCAACGATACCAACGGTGCCGGTGATGCCTTTGCTGGTGGTCTGGTTGCTGGTATTGTCCAGGGCGAGTCACTGGAGGCTTCCGTTGACAAGGGTCAGTGGCTGGCTAAGCTGAGCATCCAGGAACTTGGTCCTTC TTACCCCTTCCCCAAGCAGGTCTACTCTGCATCATCGTAG
- a CDS encoding ribosomal proteins l2, RNA binding domain-containing protein, with protein MGRVIRNQRKGRGSIFTANTRLNKAPAKFRTLDYAERHGYVRGIVKDIIHDPGRGAPLAKVQFRHPYKYKQVTETFIANEGMYTGQFIYAGKRAALTVGNVLPVGEMPEGTVVSNVEEKIGDRGTLGRNSGGYITIVGHNPDEGKTRIKLPSGAKKVVHSRSRGMIGIVAGGGRTDKPLLKASRAKHKFAVKRNSWPKTRGVAMNPVDHPHGGGNHQHIGKASTISRYAVQGQKAGLIAARRTGLLRGTQKTKE; from the exons ATGGGTAGAGTTATTCGCAACCAGAGAAAAGGCCGTGGCTCCATCTTCA CGGCCAACACCCGCCTGAACAAGGCTCCCGCCAAGTTCCGCACCCTCGATTACGCCGAGCGCCATGGCTACGTCCGCGGAATCGTGAAGGACATCATCCACGACCCTG GTCGTGGTGCTCCTCTCGCCAAGGTCCAGTTCCGCCACCCTTATAAGTATAAGCAGGTCACCGAGACCTTCATCGCCAACGAGGGCATGTACACCGGCCAGTTCATCTACGCCGGAAAGCGCGCTGCTCTGACCGTCGGCAACGTCCTGCCCGTCGGTGAGATGCCCGAGGGTACCGTTGTCTCCAACGTCGAGGAGAAGATCGGCGACCGTGGTACTCTCGGCCGTAACTCTGGTGGCTACATCACCATTGTTGGCCACAACCCCGATGAGGGCAAGACCCGTATCAAGCTTCCCTCTGGTGCCAAGAAGGTCGTCCACTCCCGATCTCGTGGTATGATCGGCATCGTTGCCGGTGGTGGCCGTACCGACAAGCCTCTGTTGA AGGCTTCTCGTGCCAAGCACAAGTTCGCTGTCAAGCGTAACAGCTGGCCCAAGACTCGTGGTGTTGCCATGAACCCCGTGGACCACCCTCACGGTGGT GGTAACCACCAGCACATTGGTAAGGCCTCTACCATCTCACGGTACGCCGTACAGGGACAGAAGGCCGGTCTTATTGCTGCCAGAAGGACGGGTCTGCTCCGTGGTACTCAGAAGACAAAGGAGTAA